The genome window attttcatccaaacaaGGCATTCTAGCGACTCAATCTTGCGAGTGGAACGAGTTGCGAGTTTAAGTTGCAAGCTAACTGCCTGGCTAGACTGTACattttgtcctgtaatgctccAACTATCGTGACCCTTTAGttccctgcatgcttcacacatgtgccactttggcgacttgccagtcgTAAAACTCCTTTTGAATGCACACAACTTGagtttcttcacactctctcacaaacaatccttatatttttcccacctaaatacaaggtatctaattgctaaaatacaagcaaatttggcacagaataaagccaacacttgattgaataaattcaaccttgcAATCTTCtcttttggctattccgtgacaaaaccctaaaacagactctagacttaaaatgtgagttgggaatagttaccaaaactcactcacacctaactctagaaactaTGAAGCCCTTGAACCAAACGAACAAGTTTTCTTGAAAGCAATATCATAAGATGATCATTGTaagaagaaatcttgaaatacATATGGAagaagcacaatgcgatcaagcaataAAGACTATAACAATAAagcatggcttgatcaaacatgaacaatcactataaatagtgatcaCAATGATCATTCACACAAGAAATGAACATCCGAACATGCAAGcaaataagctcaatgcaaaatatcatttgcatgtccaacacacaaccaatacaaaaacacaaaggtagttgcatcaaggatacaagatccaacaagggcacaagtgtggagtaataaagaaaatgcataacattaactAAAAGTACTAGGCTAGAAAAGCAAAGGTACATAATAAAGCATAGtttaaatagcaaaaacataaCCATGAACTATGAACAAAAACCATAGATAATATAAAGCAAAGTATTAAACATAggctttttctttctcttgcatTTCAACTTCAATCTTTCTCTTTTGATCAGGATCTTCCTTCCCCTATCATGaaccatctccccctttttgtcatggaatagctagtccTCATCTTCCTCTAACTTCCTTTGGATTTGGTCCAATTGAGTTTGGAGAGATGTGAACTTCGTTTCACATTGAATGTGGTGAGAGTGCATGATAGTTGCAAGTCCAGACATCTTGGTGCTGAGCTTTTGGACGGATGCCATAATGTTGTCTAACTTCTCATCATAGGAATATGAGCTAAAGCGTGAACCACCATGATGAGCATGACCCTCTTGCTTGACTCCCTTTCAGTTGTGACCGATGCTTACATTAAGAGTACGAATGTTGATCGAACTTGGCTTAGGGTAGGGAGACTCATCTTCCAATGGATGAATGCCTTTAAgcttcaaaaaatttgaaatgaggCAGCAAAAAGGAATGTAGTTCCTTGAGGTAGTTCTCTCAGcagtttttctcaaaatatgAAAGATATGTGAGCAAACGTCAATTTCTTCATCATTAATCAGATCGTGAAGAAACAAAGCTCTACCAAGATTCATGTATCTGGTGCTTGAGAGAGGATAGAGGTTATGGAACATGATCATTGTAATCACTCTTAATTCAAGAGGTAGTGAAGAAGCACTAATTGATTTTCCATTTGGAGAGAATTCCAAGCTATCATTGAGAGTTTCCCAAAGTAAATCCTCCTCCGGATTCAAGTCATCATATACTAGCGGTTTTCAAAATACTGGCCAATTGATATTTAAGATGATGCTAAGGTAAGAAGGTGTCACTGTGAAGTCCTTACCTTAAACCCAACATTTCAGCTCATCACCTTCAGAAATTGCATTTGCATAGAATTCTTTCACCAATTGTTCATATGTTTCATCTAAGTCGGTTAGGAGGAAGTTCCAATCCCTGTTAGCAAACCATTTCAGAATGTTCGTATCAAGGAGAGAACCCTACTCAACCACTCTTTCCACCAACAAGTGAGCATCTCTAAAGTAGGTCTCATATGCTTGAGATGCAGCATATGATCTAAACTTGTTGACATCATAGAAACTTGTCGATGATCGAGTCTTCTTTGACCTAGGAGTGGGGCTCTCAAGATCAATCACCAATTCTTTTCCTTTGCTACTACTTCCTTTCATAGCTGATCTCTTGAATGGAGACATTGTCAAGCTATATCATGTAATATCAAAGAGCAAGAGAGAACACAAATggcaacaaacttgattagcTCCAAGTTaatcccaaattaaaattttgaattaaaaccctaaaaatgtaaatttatagagtaattcaaaaaaaaaaaaaaaatgacatgtgaAGACATAACTCATACATGTTAAAGAGTGTGTGTATGCATCGAATGCAAAATGTGTGTAAATTAGGGCAAAGTGTAAGAACGCATAATCATATGatgtttcaaaatcaaagaaacatgaTTATCCCTACAACCATTGTATTCCATGGAATCCACAGAAACATAAGAAAACATCCATGAGACATTTTATCATGGACATGATATGCACAACACAATGCAAACATGGTATAATGCACAAAAATGAGAAACAAACATGTAAAACATGTATAGTAGGCATTATACTAACAAAACTAACAAAACCCATACATCAAACTCAACAAAACATCAATAAACCATATTCCAAcatcatattttcaaatttcaacaaaaacacaaaatccaagaaaactAGGGCTAGAAACATGAAATActttgaaaataagagaaaactcataccttttcttgaagattggtgaaggattgatgaagaaaatggaggTTTTGTAAGTGAAAATGGTTGTTTTGGAAGAGGGAGAGACAGACAAGATAACGAAACAACACGTGATGTaggggaaaactgaaaagtttttgaaaactgtCTTGAATTTAACCCTATTTGTGCAAAACAAGCGTTTTTTGCGACTGGAATGAGTCGCAAGCGAGTTGCTAAGTTAAGTCGCCAAAATCCCGTGtcacaaattttgaaaaatttgtctaagtgtttttcacgaCTGGAAGGTCCACTCACGAAGCGAGTCGCGAAGCATTCTGAGTAAACTCGCAACTAGAGCTTCCACTTGCGAACCAGTCGCCAAAATGAGTTACAAAAATGCTAAAAACcctgaaattttgaaatttttttaagtcttttttGCAATTGGGGGATTGACTCGCCAGAGAGTAGTGAGAGCTTCTAAGTAAGTTCACGACTGGAGTGACCCGTGAGAGTAAGTCACTAAAACAGAGTTACACAgtttttgaaatgtttttgaaattttttttcaaaacaaaagcactttccaaaaacaaataaaatactcaaaaatctttttgtgtttgatcaacatatGATTGAGTAAGTGCAACatatttaatcaagtacaatcacataaatgaataaggcattcattgaacatagacatgtgtgatgtgtgagGGTACCAAGGGTGAGACAGTCCTTAGCACTAGGAaaagttaggatacatgaatagcaaaagatcctcaaagcctaatctacccaatgcactgAAGCTCTCTAAGGTTCTTGCTCTAACAGAGTTACGCCTaaccttgtcttctttagcttcttGAATCCTGCAATAAGCCTATTGTATCAACCAAGTAAATTGGTCATCTCTGAATTGCTTCctaagcaccaaaatacctcctcattgatatgggtatggtgagataagaatttggcaaatgtacctctcaaggttatgtcaatggagagggtgagagtagaggaatttggggaatcaaatgataaagattgtgaatgagtcaatcttgtttttctctagggtttctcactcaaaattctctctagaagctctctatatttcgtgggtataagggtatttatagtagtgtatgtgaggaatgtgaaaagtcagttttcatCCAACAGGGCAATATTGTAACTCAGTCTCGTGAGTGGAAAGAGTCGTGAGTTTGAGTCGCAAGCTAACTGTCTGACCAAACTGTacattttgtcctgtagtgctccaactgtCGTGACCCTTCAGTTCCCTGCATACTTCACATGTGTGCCACTTTGGCAACTTAACAGTTGCGAGtcagtcgcgagatccagttgcgagacTCCTCTTGAATGCACACAACTTGagtttcttcacactttctcacacataacccttacattatttccacctaaatacagggtatctaattgctaaaatataagaaaatttgacACGGAGTAAAGCCAATACTTGAtttaataaattcaaccttacaaagaCTATTTAATTGCATTTTATTTCTTGATGTCGCGAAATTCAAAAGAAAGCACACACGATGCCCTCTTGATGGAGCAAAAACTAAACTATTAGCTTCTGGTagtaaacctcaaatccacTAGGAGTTTCCCTAAATCTACTAAGAGATAAATTGGAATCCACTAGAGaaagaatttgacaaaatatctatatttttagTGATAATAATCTGTTTTGCCTTTGGAGgctacaaaatatataaatactgaGAAAATAAGACCCTAGAATGACTAGGAAACGTCTGAAACCCTAATTCGCATTAATTACAAGCTTAGGTGGCAAAATaccaaattttaccaaaaatagtaaaattgagttaaatgcaaaattataaatttctaaCTTTAAGGGTCGTTCCAAAATAGACGGGATCTTATTCTtacttgaaagttcaaatagtatgtaaaacacctatgaacgtttagacccccaaataaaaattacccacacaagcttataaacaaacaatttatgtgcaaaatatgaatataagctaAACCCAAATTGATAACACACTCTAAATCATGATTAATCACAATcacagcagtaattaaaaggtaaagagaaagggaagaaagatgcaaacacaaagataacacgacGATGTGTTAttaaagaggaaaccaaagtacttggcgaaaaacctctccgccaccctttaagcggtcaataatccactagagaatgaagttagGATATATGAATAGCataagaccctccaagcctaatctacccagtgcacctaagccctccaagcttcttgctccaacagggttatgccgaaccttgtcttctctagcttactaGATCCCGCAATAGCCCATTGCGTCAActaaaatgaattggtcccttctgaattgcttcccaagcaccaaaatacctcctcactaatatgggtatggtgagataaggatttggctaaatgcatctctcaaggatatgtcaatggagagggagggtgagagtagaggaatttagaGAATCAAAAGACGAAGATTGtgaatgagtcaatcttgtttttctctatggtttctctctcaaaattctctctggaagctctctatatttcatgggtataagagtatttatagtagggtgtatgaggaatgcgaagagtcagttacaaccaaacagggcattctggCGACTCAACCTTGCGACTGGAACGAGTCACAAGTTTGAGTTGCGAGCGAACTGCCTGGCTAGACtagaagttttgtcctgtaatgctaCAGTTGGCatgacccttcagctccccttgcatgcttcacacgtgtgctaTTCTGGTgacttgccagtcgcgagcCAATCatgagatccagtcacgaggcTCTTCTTGAGTGCACACTTCTTGAGCTTTCTTCACATTccctcacacactacccttacataattcccacctaaatacaaggtatctaattgctaaattacaagcaaatttggcacgaaataaagttaacacatgattgaataaattcaaccttacattacttttaaactaaaagttatattaaggaaaaacaaatattactataaatagcaaaaatactGTTTTCGGGCCCTAACGAAGGAATTTGCCTAAATTTAGGCGATGCTCAAGACATGTCTCGAGTTTGGATCAGAATTTCATTTCCCTTCAACTTGCCAAATTTCACGCAATTTTGACACTATTGCCCCGATGGCCTCTACTAAAATACCCCCTTAATCTTGTGCTGTGACTTTAGACATTTATTAAACCCAAACCAACCCTAGTCTAATTGATAAACCAATAAACCTATTCCTAAATCATTCTAGTTTGATTAGACATGTgcatttaaattctaaaatccAGTAGGCTTTTTGTAATCCGTGCAATCCCGATCTGCTGTTTTCACTCAACCACTTTGtgattttaaacaaaattatttttataggtaCTATTTTAAAAAGGAGGAGCCTAATGGAAATATAggattttataataaatttgatgATATACGCTTCCAAAGAAAAATAGAGTCTCAAGTTTTAGTTCACATCGTAATCTATGAGATCgaaacaattacaaaaatagGCAATGTACATAGAATGTGACTTTGAAATTTGAGATATGCTTTTGTTCTTCatttaatatgattttatttagcAAAGACTTGACTGTGATTCTATGacattctttatatttttttgttttttagtatttttactTATGAAACGTGGCTAGTTTTATAGGcttaattttaattagtaatttaggCATGTCtgtttttacaatttaaatatttatcttacgatttcttcaaattattttaaaattttataaatttttatttgacccTACAATTCAGTCAGTGATGCATTGGTTAAACTAATGACCCAATTATGGCCTAGCTCCTAGACCAGGTTAATTGGTTATCaacaaaaattagaattttatagagtttttaagTGGCCTTAAGTCTTTCTCTATCATAAATTGGTGATTATACAGCCTAGAGGTTTTCTTATAGCCATAAGCATAGGCAGAAAGCAAGGACTttcttctatatataaataataataaaaaaattataaaaaagcaTGGGAATGGTGGCGTTAAATAAttcataagtaataattatgcgtggtgttctttttttttttttttttttgctaaacattaTGCGTGGTGTTCTTACAGATGCAAATGCTGTTTTTCAACTAAAATACGAAACGAAATTCGTGGATGCTACGAGTCAATAATAGCCCAACGACCACGCAGATGGACACAAAACGTCTTAATCCTCTCATGTATAGAGTCCATGTGACAAGGTACCTGTCTTTTCCTTTCCAAGAAACAACGTTGTATTTATTGTCACCAGGACTAGGTATAGTTAGTGGTGCAGGAAAAATCCCAATTctgttgaaaatttgaaatgctGAAAAGTCAGATAAGACTGCACTATTGATAAAATTTCACCAATAAAATGTGAATGCATCTGCAGTTGCCCTTTCTTCTCTTTGTTTAAGTTGTGAGTGATCATAAACCAGGAAGTCTGAAACTAAGAAATCAATGggcattctttcttttatttttctgctaACTTATTTACTCTTTTTGTTATCCAAAGTCTCCTTTGCAGTAGATAGCATTACTCCATCCCTATATATTAGTGATGGAAGTACCTTAGTTTCTAAAGATGGAAGCTTCGAACTGGGATTCTTCAGTCCTGGTATTTCCAAGAATCGCTACTTAGGAATATGGTACAAGAATATCCCAGTTAAAACTGTAGTGTGGGTTGCAAACCGACTCAACCCCATCAATGACTCGTCTGGCTTGTTGATGATAAACAGTACAGGCAGTCTTGTGCTTATGAGTCAGAATAAGAGCGTTGTTTGGTCAACAGGATTAGGAACACAAAAACAAGCCAAGAATCCTGTGTTACAGCTCTCAGACTCAGGAAATCTTGTACTAAGAGATGGTAATTCAGGAATCTCTTTCTGGGAAAGCTTCGACTATCCATCTGATACATTTTTACCAGGAATGAAGTTGGGATGGGACTCAACGAAAGGCATTAAGTGGAGTCTTACTGCATGGAAAAATCCAGATGATCCATCTCTGAGTACAATATTCACTTATGGAGATTTCACTTATGGGATAGAAATGCATGCATACCCTGAGCCTGTTATTTGGAAAGGAAACAAAAAGGTTTACCGTCCCGGCCCATGGAATGGCCTTCGGTTTAGTGGTTCACCGGGTCTAAAGCCGAACCCGGTTTATGATTACAACTTTGTTTCCAATGACTTTGAGGTGTACTACACATACaccctaaaaaataaatctgTAATCTCAAGAATAATTTTGAACCAAACCAGCAATACACGTGAGCGGTACATCTGGATTGAAGCTGAGCAAGTTTGGCGCCGCTATACATCAGTACCTAGAGATTACTGTGACTATTAAGGACTTTGTGGACCCAATGGAAATTGTATCATTAGTGGGTCANNNNNNNNNNNNNNNNNNNNNNNNNNNNNNNNNNNNNNNNNNNNNNNNNNNNNNNNNNNNNNNNNNNNNNNNNNNNNNNNNNNNNNNNNNNNNNNNNNNNNNNNNNNNNNNNNNNNNNNNNNNNNNNNNNNNNNNNNNNNNNNNNNNNNNNNNNNNNNNNNNNNNNNNNNNNNNNNNNNNNNNNNNNNNNNNNNNNNNNNNNNNNNNNNNNNNNNNNNNNNNNNNNNNNNNNNNNNNNNNNNNNNNNNNNNNNNNNNNNNNNNNNNNNNNNNNNNNNNNNNNNNNNNNNNNNNNNNNNNNNNNNNNNNNNNNNNNNNNNNNNNNNNNNNNNNNNNNNNNNNNNNNNNNNNNNNNNNNNNNNNNNNNNNNNNNNNNNNNNNNNNNNNNNNNNNNNNNNNNNNNNNNNNNNNNNNNNNNNNNNNN of Quercus lobata isolate SW786 chromosome 8, ValleyOak3.0 Primary Assembly, whole genome shotgun sequence contains these proteins:
- the LOC115956474 gene encoding G-type lectin S-receptor-like serine/threonine-protein kinase At4g27290 yields the protein MGILSFIFLLTYLLFLLSKVSFAVDSITPSLYISDGSTLVSKDGSFELGFFSPGISKNRYLGIWYKNIPVKTVVWVANRLNPINDSSGLLMINSTGSLVLMSQNKSVVWSTGLGTQKQAKNPVLQLSDSGNLVLRDGNSGISFWESFDYPSDTFLPGMKLGWDSTKGIKWSLTAWKNPDDPSLSTIFTYGDFTYGIEMHAYPEPVIWKGNKKVYRPGPWNGLRFSGSPGLKPNPVYDYNFVSNDFEVYYTYTLKNKSVISRIILNQTSNTRERYIWIEAEQVWRRYTSVPRDYCDY